The Oncorhynchus gorbuscha isolate QuinsamMale2020 ecotype Even-year unplaced genomic scaffold, OgorEven_v1.0 Un_scaffold_17:::fragment_2:::debris, whole genome shotgun sequence genome window below encodes:
- the LOC124017279 gene encoding LOW QUALITY PROTEIN: ephrin type-A receptor 8-like (The sequence of the model RefSeq protein was modified relative to this genomic sequence to represent the inferred CDS: inserted 1 base in 1 codon) — translation MALDPGLVALLLWTIPLQVLGNAGNNHNNEVNLLDTSSISGDWGWLTYPSHGWDSINEMDEYFSPIHTYQVCNVMSPSQNNWLRTGWIARDGARRIYIEVKFTLRDCNSMPGVLGTCKETFNLYYYESDRAVGTAIKETQFTKIDTIAADESFTGVDLGVRRLKLNTEVRGVGPLTRRGFYLAFQDIGACIALTSVRVYYKRCSGVGRNLAVFTDVVTGADSSSLVEVRGQCVDHAEERDTPKMYCSAEGEWLVPIGRCVCSAGFEEHRESCIACEVGFYKPVAGDGLCGKCPLQSHSETRAALSCPCDSSHYRAPTDTLAAPCTRPPTAPVNVISSVNGTSVNLEWGRPLDSGGRSDLLYSVLCQKCXWGGGQCEDCTAGPTSGGGGMVGGGGGTVDRVGVVPVRFVPRQSSLTEPWVTVLNLVAHANYTFRILARNAVTHLSNEPPPFASVNITTNQAAPSQVIAIRQENASQNSVTLLWHEPDQPNGVILEYDVKYYEKDKEQQSYSTLKAKGTTARVSGLKPGTRYIFQVRARTSAGCGRFSQNVEIQTGKAIPLRYDTMTIIWICMVLVSGLVTFLAIVICRKRHCGYSKAFQDSDEEKMHYQNGHVSFPDARFYIDPHTYEDPCQAVHEFAREIEASRIKLEKIIGSGEFGEVCYGRMRLPGKRDIPVALKTLKAGYSDKQRREFLAEASIMAQFDHPNIIHLEGVVTRSKPVMIITEYMENGSLDSFLRRHDGQFTIIQLVGVLRGIAAGMTYLADLGYIHRDLAARNILVNSNLVCKVSDFGLSRVLEDDPDAAYTTSGGKIPIRWTAPEAIAYRKFSSSSDVWSYGVVMWEVMSYGERPYWNLTNRDVIKSVEEGYRLPAPMSCPGALHTLMLDCWQKDRNERPRFCQIVTVLDKLIRNPENLKSVDTLCRLGTPPMMDRSIPDFSSCSSVDEWLDTIKMGRYKDHFAVGGYQTLGHVISMNQGDIHRLGVTLMGHQKKIMTSVQLMRVQVLNRSVPSVHV, via the exons TGGGACTCTATCAATGAGATGGATGAGTATTTCAGCCCCATCCACACATACCAGGTGTGTAACGTGATGAGTCCCAGTCAGAACAACTGGCTGAGGACAGGCTGGATCGCTCGTGACGGAGCCAGGAGGATCTACATTGAGGTCAAGTTCACCCTCCGGGACTGTAACAGCATGCCTGGAGTACTGGGAACCTGCAAG GAGACATTTAATCTGTACTACTATGAGTCAGACCGAGCAGTGGGCACGGCCATAAAAGAGACCCAGTTCACCAAGATCGACACCATTGCTGCTGATGAGAGCTTCACTGGAGTGGACCTGGGAGTCAGGAGACTCAAACTCAACACTGAG gTTCGAGGTGTGGGCCCCCTCACTAGACGAGGCTTCTACCTGGCCTTCCAGGACATTGGGGCGTGCATCGCCCTGACCTCTGTGAGGGTGTACTACAAGCGCTGCTCAGGCGTGGGCCGCAACCTAGCCGTGTTCACTGACGTGGTGACGGGCGCTGACTCCTCCTCCCTggtggaggtcaggggtcagtgTGTGGATCACGCCGAGGAGAGAGACACGCCCAAGATGTACTGCAGCGCCGAGGGGGAGTGGCTGGTGCCCATCGGGAGGTGTGTCTGCAGTGCAGGGTTCGAGGAGCACAGGGAGTCCTGCATCG CGTGTGAGGTGGGTTTCTATAAGCCAGTAGCAGGTGATGGGTTGTGTGGGAAGTGTCCTCTACAAAGCCACTCAGAGACTAGAGCTGCCCTCTCCTGCCCCTGTGACTCCAGCCATTACAGAGCCCCCACCGACACCCTTGCTGCACCCTGCACAc gcccCCCAACAGCTCCAGTAAACGTGATATCATCAGTTAATGGGACGTCAGTGAATCTGGAGTGGGGGCGACCCCTGGACTCTGGGGGTCGCAGTGACCTGCTGTACAGTGTGCTCTGTCAGAAGT TCTGGGGAGGGGGGCAGTGTGAGGACTGTACAGCAGGGCCAACCAGTGGTGGAGGGGGGATGgtaggagggggtggagggacagTGGACCGTGTCGGTGTGGTACCGGTGCGGTTCGTTCCCCGACAGAGCTCTCTGACCGAACCCTGGGTGACTGTTCTGAACCTGGTTGCCCACGCCAACTACACCTTCCGCATCCTAGCGAGGAATGCAGTGACTCATCTGAGCAACGAGCCGCCGCCCTTCGCCTCTGTCAACATCACTACGAACCAGGCAG CCCCATCCCAGGTAATTGCGATTCGTCAAGAGAACGCAAGTCAGAATAGTGTCACTCTGCTGTGGCACGAACCAGACCAGCCCAACGGAGTCATACTGGAGTATGACGTCAAATACTACGAGAAG gaTAAGGAGcagcagagttactccaccttgAAGGCCAAGGGTACTACGGCCCGGGTGTCTGGTCTGAAGCCCGGTACCAGGTACATCTTCCAGGTCCGGGCCAGAACCTCGGCAGGCTGCGGACGCTTCAGCCAGAACGTGGAGATCCAGACCGGGAAAGCAA TTCCTCTGCGCTACGACACTATGACCATCATCTGGATCTGTATggtcctggtctctggtctcgTCACCTTCCTGGCCATCGTCATCTGCAGGAAACG ACACTGTGGCTATAGCAAGGCCTTCCAGGACTCTGATGAGGAGAAGATGCACTACCAGAATGGCCATG TGTCATTCCCCGACGCACGTTTCTACATCGACCCACACACCTACGAAGACCCCTGCCAGGCCGTCCATGAGTTTGCCAGAGAAATTGAAGCTTCCAGGATCAAACTGGAGAAAATCATTGGCTCAG gtgagtttggggaggtgtgttACGGGCGGATGCGTCTCCCAGGGAAGAGAGACATCCCGGTGGCTCTGAAGACGCTGAAGGCAGGATACAGTGACAAGCAGAGGAGAGAATTTCTGGCTGAGGCATCAATCATGGCCCAGTTTGACCACCCTAACATCATCCACCTGGAGGGAGTGGTAACACGCA gTAAACCAGTCATGATCATCACTGAATACATGGAGAATGGATCTCTAGACTCTTTCCTGAGG aGACATGATGGTCAGTTCACTATAATCCAGTTGGTGGGCGTGCTGCGTGGCATCGCTGCGGGTATGACCTACCTGGCAGACCTGGGCTACATCCACCGCGACCTGGCAGCTCGTAACATCCTGGTCAACAGCAACTTGGTGTGTAAGGTGTCTGACTTCGGCCTGTCCAGAGTCCTGGAGGACGATCCTGATGCAGCATACACCACCAGC GGTGGTAAGATTCCGATCCGCTGGACAGCACCGGAGGCCATCGCCTACAGGAAGTTCTCCTCATCCAGTGACGTGTGGAGCTACGGCGTGGTCATGTGGGAGGTGATGTCATACGGGGAGAGGCCATACTGGAACCTCACCAACCGAGAT gtgataaAATCAGTAGAGGAGGGCTACAGGCTGCCTGCTCCAATGAGCTGTCCAGGTGCTCTACACACTCTCATGCTGGACTGCTGGCAGAAGGACCGGAATGAGAGGCCTCGCTTCTGCCAGATTGTTACGGTTCTAGACAAGCTTATCCGGAACCCGGAGAACCTTAAGTCCGTGGACACGCTGTGCAG gTTAGGCACACCTCCCATGATGGACAGAAGTATCCCAGACTTCAGCAGCTGTAGTTCCGTGGATGAGTGGCTGGATACCATCAAGATGGGCCGATACAAGGACCACTTTGCTGTAGGAGGCTACCAGACCTTGGGCCATGTCATAAGCATGAACCAAGG GGATATACACAGACTGGGGGTGACACTGATGGGCCACCAGAAGAAGATCATGACCAGTGTACAGCTGATGCGTGTTCAGGTGCTCAACAGGAGTGTGCCCTCAGTGCATGTGTAA